Proteins from a single region of Rhipicephalus sanguineus isolate Rsan-2018 chromosome 5, BIME_Rsan_1.4, whole genome shotgun sequence:
- the LOC119393795 gene encoding adenosine 5'-monophosphoramidase HINT1 has protein sequence MASEVQKAQLATETDDTIFGKIVRGEIPTEFIYEDDKCVAFHDINPQAPVHFLVIPKKAIPQLSKAKEDDKDILGHILYVAQHVAKEQKLDKGFRIVINDGPQGCQSVYHVHIHVLGGRQLGWPPG, from the exons ATGGCTAGCGAAGTTCAAAAAGCGCAGCTGGCAACTGAAACAGACGATACCATCTTTGGCAAAATTGTAAGAGGTGAAATACCTACTGAGTTTATCTACGAAGATGACAAG tgtGTAGCTTTCCACGACATCAACCCGCAGGCTCCTGTGCACTTTTTGGTGATCCCAAAGAAGGCAATTCCGCAGCTTTCCAAAGCGAAGGAAGACGATAAAGAT ATTCTAGGCCACATCTTGTACGTGGCACAGCACGTGGCCAAGGAGCAAAAACTGGACAAGGGTTTCCGTATTGTGATCAACGACGGTCCTCAGGGTTGCCAGTCGGTCTATCATGTCCACATTCACGTTCTTGGTGGACGTCAGCTCGGCTGGCCTCCAGGCTAA